One Chloroflexota bacterium DNA window includes the following coding sequences:
- a CDS encoding SUMF1/EgtB/PvdO family nonheme iron enzyme has translation MHDVERIRQKIINLQARRAQESDQDLIEALDQMIGQHQHQLSLLAQQAAAVLEPPAPAATQGQVYGSSVMTNLGHVWINQVFNAPLSTGERTDQLILHYLAHVQGNADRLVLGTDVQDSDQERMSLQRVFTMLQADFYGPIAGDALLQSLLLGSSQPRPQLQDSILKALNQIQHQRSVILGVPGGGKTTVVSYLASAQAAALLDPGKAEFLHSQGWMHTKLVPVRVRLKHVQPPADPEQQTAAAFWEVVTELQLAGRFGQRAINSDVGFQRIEVERQQRLQDAIEELLINGNGLLLLDGLDEVQPEHLAAVKRCIEHAQRMFHKSRIIVTCRVFDYEHPLPPPFPSRQLYDWPTIQLMPFDLTAQHVYITNYYSELGRLHASHADIVSIRKKHAKLHAELMKSGMLHELTRTPLLLALTVHVNMVHTDLPESEGKLLHICIDELLKRRAPEAIAVSLEDLYDLVALLGYYAHSQEEIQGKALLSLQQINMVVQRYYSDRYPHPNQIHMLSQAVGNATLRLINSNGLLQEASNNQQDNPHYDFAHRLFQQFLAGMYLLNQERHDECIERAGSEHWRVCLHYMANFAPYIQKQSFIFGVIQDLLGGMPDEQVQGSHLLLAIGKAKVASAGRRNLWQQAVNHLKNIGGLSGSSRGVRRWAPPRIAFPTRLRAALVLGAIGDTRFIGEDGALIALTERVVCIHAGSVELEDPHARPQTYSVERFWMSRYLLTNFEYSQFIAARGYLDDQWWQNDDARHWRRGDPSWLHGLPPWAAPRRLPDLWHNERFNHPTQPIVGVNWYEANAFCAWLTVQLRPQLDALGPNLVVRLPSEAEWQLAASQHSEREYPWGDEWRNDHANTSESELEQPTPVGMFPYGTWSDGPMDLAGNVCEWTNSINRDPELDPQTTRNRRLQHRDLMVAVRGGSWFHNRYFARCRSRLQHRPFSHGPNIGVRLIIGHAE, from the coding sequence ATGCACGATGTTGAGCGAATCCGTCAGAAAATTATTAATTTACAAGCCCGCCGTGCCCAAGAAAGCGACCAAGATTTGATCGAGGCGCTTGATCAGATGATTGGGCAACATCAACACCAACTAAGTTTGTTGGCTCAACAAGCTGCCGCTGTGCTCGAACCACCAGCCCCTGCCGCTACCCAAGGCCAAGTCTATGGTTCGAGCGTGATGACCAATCTTGGCCATGTCTGGATCAACCAAGTTTTTAATGCGCCCTTGAGCACTGGTGAACGCACTGATCAATTGATTTTGCACTATCTGGCTCATGTTCAGGGCAATGCTGATCGCCTAGTGTTGGGCACTGATGTGCAAGATAGCGATCAAGAGCGTATGTCGTTGCAGCGAGTGTTTACCATGCTGCAAGCCGACTTTTATGGGCCGATTGCTGGCGATGCCTTGTTGCAATCGTTGCTGTTGGGTAGCTCACAGCCACGCCCGCAATTACAAGATTCGATTCTCAAGGCGCTCAACCAAATTCAACATCAGCGTTCAGTGATTTTGGGCGTGCCTGGTGGTGGCAAAACGACGGTGGTTTCATACTTGGCTTCGGCTCAAGCGGCGGCCTTGCTTGACCCAGGCAAAGCTGAATTTTTGCATAGCCAAGGTTGGATGCACACTAAACTTGTGCCAGTGCGCGTGCGGCTCAAACATGTCCAACCACCAGCCGACCCTGAGCAACAAACTGCCGCCGCTTTTTGGGAAGTTGTGACCGAATTGCAATTGGCTGGGCGTTTTGGCCAACGCGCCATCAATAGCGATGTCGGCTTTCAGCGCATCGAAGTTGAGCGCCAACAACGCCTGCAAGATGCAATTGAAGAATTATTGATCAATGGCAATGGCTTGTTGCTGCTCGATGGACTTGATGAAGTGCAGCCCGAACATCTTGCCGCTGTCAAACGCTGTATCGAACATGCTCAGCGCATGTTTCACAAAAGCCGAATTATTGTCACATGTCGGGTATTTGATTATGAGCATCCATTGCCGCCGCCGTTTCCCTCGCGCCAGCTCTACGATTGGCCGACAATTCAGTTGATGCCGTTTGATCTCACCGCTCAACATGTGTATATCACCAATTACTATAGCGAATTGGGGCGTTTGCATGCCTCACACGCTGATATTGTCAGCATTCGTAAAAAGCATGCCAAACTGCATGCCGAGTTGATGAAATCGGGGATGCTGCATGAACTGACACGCACACCGTTGCTTTTGGCGCTGACCGTGCATGTGAATATGGTGCACACTGATTTGCCCGAGAGCGAAGGCAAATTGTTGCACATTTGTATCGACGAATTGCTTAAACGCCGTGCGCCTGAGGCTATCGCCGTTTCGCTTGAAGATTTGTATGACTTGGTTGCCTTGTTGGGCTATTATGCCCATAGCCAGGAGGAAATTCAGGGCAAAGCGTTGCTTAGTTTGCAGCAAATCAATATGGTGGTACAGCGTTATTATAGTGATCGCTATCCGCATCCCAATCAAATTCATATGCTCTCGCAGGCGGTTGGTAATGCAACCTTGCGCTTGATCAATAGCAATGGCTTGCTGCAAGAGGCCAGCAATAATCAACAAGATAATCCGCATTATGATTTTGCCCATCGGTTGTTTCAGCAATTTTTGGCGGGCATGTATTTGCTCAATCAAGAGCGCCATGACGAATGTATTGAACGGGCTGGCAGCGAGCATTGGCGGGTTTGCTTGCACTATATGGCCAATTTTGCCCCCTACATTCAAAAGCAAAGCTTCATTTTTGGGGTGATTCAAGATTTATTGGGTGGTATGCCCGATGAACAGGTGCAAGGCTCGCACCTGCTTTTGGCGATAGGTAAAGCGAAGGTTGCCAGTGCTGGGCGGCGCAATTTATGGCAACAAGCGGTTAATCATCTCAAAAATATTGGCGGTTTGAGTGGCAGTAGCCGTGGGGTCCGGCGTTGGGCTCCACCACGCATCGCCTTTCCCACCCGTTTGCGGGCGGCCTTAGTGCTGGGCGCAATCGGCGATACCCGCTTTATTGGTGAAGATGGCGCACTCATTGCGCTGACGGAGCGGGTTGTTTGCATTCATGCTGGCAGCGTTGAGCTGGAAGATCCGCATGCCCGCCCTCAAACCTATAGCGTTGAGCGTTTTTGGATGAGCCGCTATCTTTTGACCAACTTTGAGTATAGCCAATTTATTGCTGCTCGTGGGTATTTGGATGATCAGTGGTGGCAGAACGACGATGCGCGGCATTGGCGACGGGGTGATCCTTCGTGGCTGCATGGCTTGCCACCGTGGGCGGCTCCGCGCCGCTTGCCCGATTTATGGCATAACGAACGTTTCAATCACCCAACCCAGCCAATTGTTGGAGTTAATTGGTACGAAGCGAATGCCTTTTGTGCTTGGCTCACGGTGCAACTACGGCCTCAACTTGATGCGCTTGGGCCAAATTTGGTGGTACGCTTGCCCAGTGAGGCTGAATGGCAGCTTGCCGCCAGCCAACATAGCGAACGCGAGTACCCTTGGGGCGATGAATGGCGCAACGATCATGCTAACACCAGTGAAAGCGAGCTTGAGCAACCGACTCCGGTGGGCATGTTTCCCTATGGCACATGGAGCGATGGCCCAATGGATTTAGCAGGTAACGTTTGCGAATGGACCAATAGCATCAATCGCGATCCTGAACTTGACCCACAAACGACGCGTAATCGCCGTTTGCAACATCGCGATTTGATGGTCGCTGTGCGTGGTGGTTCATGGTTTCATAATCGCTATTTTGCGCGTTGTCGTTCGCGCTTGCAGCATCGCCCATTTAGCCATGGCCCAAATATTGGTGTGCGCTTGATTATCGGTCACGCCGAATAA
- a CDS encoding NYN domain-containing protein — MNKPKQDVAVFIDFENIYVSVREKFDATPNFEALMERCEDYGRVVVARAYADWYRYPRITSALFANNIEPMYVPTYYYDKDEGRMGRPIKNSVDMHMCIDAMRTLYTRTNIGSYIFITGDRDFIALVNCVRQEGKDVIIVGIGGAASSHLAQSADEFLFYEQIVDIRPMGGRRNERHEKTFERVERPERVERNDRSDRSERPERVERNERPERAERSERNGRDDRRRERERPEKHAEPNFERLDSRSEKTAEPRVEKPAEKAPEIVVRPAPSTAPVVATTPSNPDAAIYDKLVEALHLARKRGYVTSFGSLKVLMKELLPNFKESRYRDAQGKPFTKFTDFVREAERLGKIQIFTSGTVNEVFLPDEDPYKLSQFAEDLPSVEAERELEQELELQAESIAPITIETIGIADEPMELADGEEVAPSSERGDRNGRRRRRRGSSRSEQPAVDVLPEELSETILVPAPTEGFSFGEREWQLFYQVMGVYSEPVPFADIFNDLREMRNTAELDLTNNALKELIKQAINEGKVQRSNRGAKAHYRLVLNPEQFDGSIPAFEPSDLAAFDDGPSLPDLVDEDPRLLPAMIGGQTIAIDDDYTAPIDEVALPESFEEQPLPESDADYSFAEPIEYEAPMATATAAIKPRKPSRRRKSIVPLSVAEAIAASVANDPAPEPVVEVEAVAEPVAEIVSKPIIEPVVEAVAEEKPKKRGSRRKAAEPVEVVEEKPKKTSRRKKAEPVAEAPAPVEPAKKQPRRRKKAANETGEEA, encoded by the coding sequence ATGAACAAACCCAAGCAGGATGTTGCGGTTTTTATCGACTTCGAGAACATTTATGTTTCAGTTCGAGAGAAGTTCGACGCTACCCCTAATTTCGAAGCTTTGATGGAACGTTGCGAGGACTATGGCCGTGTTGTAGTTGCTCGCGCTTACGCCGACTGGTATCGTTACCCACGGATTACCAGCGCTTTGTTTGCCAATAATATTGAGCCAATGTATGTGCCAACCTACTATTATGATAAGGACGAAGGCCGCATGGGCCGTCCGATCAAAAATAGTGTGGATATGCACATGTGTATCGATGCAATGCGCACGCTCTACACCCGCACCAACATTGGTTCGTATATCTTTATCACTGGCGACCGCGATTTTATCGCCTTGGTCAATTGTGTACGCCAAGAAGGTAAAGATGTGATTATCGTTGGCATTGGCGGGGCTGCCTCCAGCCATCTCGCCCAAAGTGCCGATGAATTTTTGTTCTACGAGCAAATTGTCGATATTCGCCCGATGGGTGGCCGTCGCAACGAGCGCCACGAAAAAACCTTCGAGCGGGTCGAACGCCCAGAACGGGTTGAACGTAACGATCGTAGTGATCGTAGCGAACGACCAGAACGAGTTGAACGCAACGAGCGCCCAGAACGAGCTGAACGTAGCGAACGCAATGGCCGCGATGATCGCCGCCGCGAACGCGAACGCCCCGAAAAGCATGCCGAGCCAAATTTTGAGCGGCTTGATTCACGTTCGGAGAAAACAGCCGAACCACGGGTTGAAAAGCCCGCTGAAAAAGCTCCCGAAATTGTGGTGCGGCCAGCGCCAAGCACCGCGCCAGTCGTGGCAACCACCCCAAGCAATCCCGACGCAGCAATTTACGATAAGTTGGTTGAGGCTTTGCACTTAGCGCGGAAACGTGGCTATGTAACTTCATTTGGCTCGCTCAAGGTTCTGATGAAAGAACTGCTGCCCAACTTCAAGGAAAGCCGCTATCGCGATGCTCAAGGCAAGCCGTTCACCAAATTTACCGATTTTGTGCGCGAAGCCGAACGACTTGGCAAGATTCAAATCTTCACCAGCGGCACGGTTAACGAAGTCTTTTTGCCCGATGAAGATCCGTACAAACTTTCGCAATTTGCCGAAGATTTGCCTTCAGTTGAGGCTGAACGCGAACTCGAACAAGAGCTTGAGTTGCAAGCCGAATCAATCGCCCCAATCACGATCGAAACGATTGGCATCGCCGATGAGCCGATGGAATTGGCCGATGGCGAGGAAGTTGCCCCAAGCAGCGAACGTGGCGACCGCAATGGCCGTCGTCGCCGCCGCCGTGGCAGCAGCCGCAGCGAACAACCAGCCGTCGATGTGCTGCCCGAAGAGTTGAGCGAAACAATCCTTGTGCCAGCACCAACCGAAGGTTTCAGCTTTGGCGAACGTGAATGGCAGTTGTTCTATCAGGTGATGGGCGTTTATAGCGAGCCAGTGCCATTCGCCGATATCTTTAACGATCTTCGCGAAATGCGCAATACGGCTGAGCTGGATCTGACCAATAATGCTTTGAAGGAATTGATCAAACAAGCGATTAATGAGGGCAAAGTCCAACGCTCAAATCGTGGAGCCAAAGCCCATTATCGTTTGGTGCTCAACCCTGAACAGTTTGATGGGTCAATCCCAGCCTTCGAGCCAAGCGATCTAGCAGCCTTTGATGATGGCCCAAGTTTGCCTGACCTGGTTGATGAAGATCCACGTCTGTTGCCAGCCATGATTGGTGGTCAAACCATTGCGATTGACGACGATTACACTGCCCCAATCGATGAAGTGGCCTTGCCTGAAAGCTTTGAAGAACAGCCGTTGCCCGAAAGCGATGCCGATTATTCGTTTGCCGAGCCAATCGAGTATGAAGCACCTATGGCAACAGCAACCGCAGCCATCAAGCCGCGCAAGCCCAGCCGCCGCCGCAAATCGATTGTGCCATTGAGCGTGGCCGAAGCGATTGCTGCCAGCGTCGCCAATGATCCAGCGCCTGAGCCAGTGGTTGAAGTGGAAGCAGTAGCTGAACCTGTTGCCGAAATCGTCAGCAAACCAATCATTGAACCTGTGGTTGAAGCAGTGGCTGAGGAAAAGCCCAAAAAGCGGGGTAGCCGCCGGAAAGCTGCCGAGCCAGTTGAAGTCGTCGAAGAAAAACCTAAGAAAACCAGTCGCCGCAAAAAGGCCGAGCCAGTCGCTGAAGCCCCAGCTCCAGTCGAGCCAGCAAAAAAACAACCACGTCGCCGCAAAAAGGCCGCCAACGAAACTGGAGAAGAAGCGTGA
- a CDS encoding decaprenyl-phosphate phosphoribosyltransferase, which produces MQQPYKAVQPQLSKMPKYLFLTMRPKQWVKNIFVFAGLIFANDLLLTNPQSLLRVLATFGLWCLIASSIYLINDLVDIEKDRDHPKKRYRPLASGHLAPSSAIVATLIFLVIGLPLAWMLSRGVAIILAVYVVMQLAYSFRLKHVVILDVFIIAAGFVFRTVSGAVVLGIDISPWLLICTGLLSLFLALAKRRHELVLLETGAGSHRRVLDEYSTELLQEMISLITASTLIAYILYTLDPTNPHIPKSPFPLMLITVPFVIYGIFRYLYLVYKKDEGGSPEELLLKDLPMLADILLWGITVVSISYIFRQ; this is translated from the coding sequence ATGCAACAGCCATATAAAGCGGTTCAACCTCAATTATCGAAAATGCCCAAATATCTGTTTTTGACCATGCGCCCCAAGCAGTGGGTCAAAAATATTTTTGTGTTTGCGGGCTTAATTTTTGCCAATGATTTGCTACTAACCAACCCGCAAAGCCTGCTACGGGTGCTCGCAACCTTTGGTCTGTGGTGTTTGATCGCTAGCTCAATTTATTTGATCAACGATCTGGTCGATATTGAGAAGGATCGCGATCATCCTAAAAAGCGTTATCGCCCATTGGCTAGCGGCCATCTTGCCCCAAGTAGTGCGATTGTCGCAACCTTGATTTTCTTGGTTATCGGCTTGCCCTTGGCATGGATGCTTAGTCGGGGGGTCGCAATTATTTTGGCTGTGTATGTGGTGATGCAACTGGCCTATTCATTTCGACTCAAACATGTGGTGATTCTCGATGTGTTTATTATTGCGGCGGGCTTTGTGTTTCGCACAGTTTCGGGCGCGGTGGTGCTTGGCATCGATATTTCACCTTGGCTGTTGATTTGTACCGGCCTGCTATCGCTATTTTTGGCGCTTGCTAAACGCCGCCATGAGTTGGTATTGCTCGAAACTGGGGCTGGCAGCCATCGCCGTGTGCTCGATGAATATTCAACCGAGCTGCTGCAAGAGATGATTTCGCTGATTACCGCCAGCACCTTGATTGCCTATATTTTGTATACACTTGACCCAACTAATCCCCATATACCTAAGAGTCCCTTCCCATTAATGTTAATCACTGTGCCATTTGTGATCTATGGCATTTTTCGTTATCTCTACTTGGTCTATAAAAAAGATGAAGGCGGCAGCCCTGAGGAGTTATTGCTCAAGGATTTGCCAATGTTGGCCGATATTCTGCTTTGGGGCATAACGGTTGTATCGATTAGTTATATCTTTCGCCAATAG
- a CDS encoding Nif3-like dinuclear metal center hexameric protein → MPNLAELSTFLQTILETEYFPSEERGTIYISSVRPIRRMGFALDPWPTLPSWLEHEDLDAIFLHRPQQLDRDTVPPTRGVLYAGAPFDERLTIGFVPRMAEVLGLRGRSPMADKSGRPLGMVGDLPKPVTTAEWRRLVMDMYGGVDEVWENNVQSIRKVAIVNQITPTLVQEAANRGAQAFLTPILRESAQASCRANNMAAFSTGIKRAEHWGLRTLAGMIRERWAGVRTAIFEDRGQ, encoded by the coding sequence ATGCCAAACCTCGCTGAACTTTCAACCTTCTTGCAAACCATCTTAGAGACCGAGTATTTTCCAAGTGAAGAACGGGGTACGATCTATATTTCGTCGGTGCGGCCTATTCGCCGCATGGGCTTTGCGCTCGATCCATGGCCTACCTTGCCATCATGGCTTGAACACGAAGATCTCGACGCGATCTTTTTGCATCGCCCGCAACAGCTTGATCGCGATACAGTGCCGCCAACCCGTGGGGTGCTCTACGCTGGCGCACCCTTTGATGAACGCTTGACGATTGGCTTTGTGCCACGCATGGCGGAAGTTTTGGGCTTACGCGGGCGCTCACCTATGGCTGATAAAAGTGGCCGTCCCTTGGGCATGGTCGGCGATCTGCCCAAGCCTGTAACAACTGCCGAATGGCGACGACTCGTCATGGATATGTATGGCGGGGTCGATGAGGTTTGGGAAAATAACGTTCAATCAATTCGTAAGGTAGCGATTGTTAACCAAATTACCCCAACCCTCGTGCAAGAGGCCGCGAATCGTGGTGCTCAAGCCTTCCTCACCCCAATTCTGCGCGAATCGGCCCAAGCCAGCTGTCGTGCCAACAATATGGCGGCCTTCAGCACCGGCATCAAACGGGCTGAACATTGGGGCTTACGCACCCTCGCAGGCATGATCCGCGAACGCTGGGCGGGCGTGCGCACGGCGATTTTTGAAGATCGCGGCCAGTAA
- a CDS encoding DUF4281 domain-containing protein → MQTSRSPWLDRLFRLANLAIIPGWLLMIGAPRSRWTQRVINDDRFFIGMGGLYAAMLGGALVENEGNGFSFSSMLNPTLDSIGKLFQEGGPKGTFAGWTHYLVFDFFVGRAILRDAQEKQIPHWLVVPALLCTLMSGPLGLAYYQVLLRLRGAA, encoded by the coding sequence ATGCAAACATCGCGTTCACCGTGGTTGGATCGCCTGTTCCGCCTTGCAAATTTGGCGATTATTCCAGGCTGGCTGTTGATGATCGGCGCACCGCGTTCGCGCTGGACTCAACGGGTGATCAACGATGATCGTTTTTTTATTGGGATGGGCGGGCTTTATGCGGCGATGTTGGGTGGCGCACTGGTTGAAAACGAGGGCAATGGCTTTAGTTTTAGCTCGATGCTTAATCCAACCCTTGATTCAATCGGCAAACTATTTCAAGAAGGCGGCCCCAAAGGCACGTTTGCGGGCTGGACGCATTATTTGGTTTTTGATTTCTTCGTTGGGCGGGCGATTTTGCGCGATGCCCAAGAGAAACAAATTCCGCATTGGTTGGTAGTGCCTGCGCTGCTTTGCACCTTGATGAGCGGCCCCTTGGGCTTAGCCTACTATCAGGTGCTGCTGCGCCTGCGAGGTGCGGCATGA
- a CDS encoding acyl-CoA thioesterase yields the protein MNERPIRRTPLIRMSDIVLPGQTNNHGTMFGGEVLAMMDRAAAIAAIRFCRQQVVTASTERIDFRTPIHHGDLVDMLAKVIYTGTTSLIVRIDAWAEDPISGERRWCTTGFYSMVSVGIDGRPTAIPRLLVETPTEQADWEHGAKIKALISERLKANDAPIPADPLTF from the coding sequence ATGAACGAGCGTCCAATCCGCCGAACGCCGTTAATCCGCATGTCGGATATCGTGCTACCTGGCCAAACCAATAATCATGGCACGATGTTTGGCGGCGAAGTGTTGGCGATGATGGACCGTGCGGCGGCGATTGCGGCGATTCGCTTTTGCCGTCAGCAAGTTGTCACGGCTTCGACTGAACGCATCGATTTTCGCACGCCAATTCATCATGGCGATTTGGTTGATATGTTGGCCAAAGTGATTTACACCGGCACGACTTCGTTGATTGTGCGGATTGATGCCTGGGCCGAAGATCCAATTTCGGGCGAGCGGCGCTGGTGTACGACTGGCTTTTATTCGATGGTTTCGGTCGGAATTGATGGCCGTCCAACCGCAATTCCGCGTTTATTGGTCGAAACGCCAACCGAACAGGCCGATTGGGAGCATGGGGCTAAGATCAAAGCTTTGATCAGCGAACGACTCAAAGCCAACGATGCGCCAATTCCTGCCGACCCACTAACATTCTAA
- the era gene encoding GTPase Era, with the protein MLELTFDADARALYAYFTDINEGDDASQLEIPGVFLLDAAGQIVGVRLQLASAPKKSFLQYAQGFEELSYDEAAQQLTLSFGQHVVATTEELPYDAIVDLDRKGRALGLEVQAMIEFGLNERLEVLNPWLVAFDEESDDEFEADEDADDEQAAAKLEVKAEPTAEDEDEAGPAVHQPIKLNPNLPKPLLPTDQEVHSGFVALVGKPNVGKSTLLNAYLGQKVSIVSPKPQTTRVPVRGILNGPNAQIIFVDTPGIHKPRHKLGNFMVDVAKRAVPNADVICFMVDITVPPNRMDREIAQMVLLSRKPHILVLNKVDATDEADKHLQEYRDLAPWEMEVAVSARDKLGMETLLAEIVQRLPVGHRLYPEDQLSDVSERSLVAEMIREKVMLNTEEEIPHSIAVEVEEWEDRGKVVYIRANISVEKDSQKGIIIGAGGSMLRKIGATSRFEIERSLGRQIYLDLWIKVRENWRQKPNELRWLGYDVKFFRD; encoded by the coding sequence ATGTTAGAACTTACTTTTGATGCTGATGCACGGGCGTTATACGCCTATTTTACCGATATTAACGAAGGCGATGATGCCAGCCAGCTGGAAATTCCAGGGGTCTTTTTATTAGATGCTGCTGGGCAGATTGTTGGCGTGCGGTTGCAATTGGCTTCAGCACCGAAAAAGAGCTTTTTGCAATATGCCCAAGGCTTTGAAGAATTAAGCTACGACGAGGCAGCCCAGCAACTTACCCTTAGCTTTGGCCAGCACGTTGTTGCTACAACCGAAGAGTTGCCCTACGACGCGATTGTTGACCTTGATCGCAAAGGCCGTGCTTTGGGCCTTGAAGTTCAAGCGATGATCGAATTTGGCCTTAACGAACGCCTCGAAGTGCTTAATCCATGGCTGGTGGCCTTCGATGAAGAGTCCGACGATGAGTTTGAGGCCGATGAAGATGCTGACGACGAGCAAGCAGCTGCCAAACTTGAGGTTAAAGCTGAACCCACGGCTGAAGACGAGGACGAAGCTGGACCAGCCGTTCATCAGCCAATCAAACTCAACCCAAACTTGCCCAAGCCCTTGCTGCCAACCGATCAAGAAGTGCATAGCGGTTTTGTCGCTTTGGTTGGCAAGCCCAACGTTGGCAAATCAACCTTATTGAATGCCTATCTTGGTCAAAAGGTCTCGATTGTTTCGCCAAAACCGCAAACTACCCGCGTGCCTGTGCGTGGGATTCTCAACGGCCCCAATGCCCAGATTATTTTTGTGGATACCCCAGGCATTCACAAACCTCGCCATAAACTTGGTAACTTTATGGTCGATGTGGCCAAACGCGCAGTACCAAATGCCGATGTGATCTGTTTTATGGTCGATATTACCGTGCCACCCAACCGCATGGATCGTGAAATTGCCCAGATGGTCTTGCTCTCACGCAAGCCACATATTTTGGTGCTTAACAAAGTCGATGCCACTGATGAAGCCGATAAGCATCTGCAAGAATATCGCGACCTTGCGCCGTGGGAGATGGAAGTGGCGGTTTCGGCCCGTGATAAATTGGGTATGGAAACCTTGCTAGCCGAAATTGTTCAGCGCTTGCCGGTTGGCCATCGACTCTACCCCGAAGATCAACTTTCCGATGTGTCCGAGCGCAGCTTGGTTGCCGAGATGATTCGTGAAAAAGTCATGCTCAACACCGAGGAAGAAATTCCCCATTCAATCGCAGTCGAAGTTGAAGAATGGGAAGATCGCGGCAAGGTTGTTTACATTCGCGCCAATATTTCGGTCGAAAAAGATTCGCAAAAAGGCATCATCATTGGTGCAGGTGGCTCGATGCTGCGCAAAATCGGCGCAACCTCACGCTTCGAAATCGAGCGCTCACTTGGCCGCCAAATCTATCTCGACCTCTGGATCAAGGTGCGCGAGAATTGGCGACAAAAGCCCAATGAGCTTCGTTGGCTCGGCTACGACGTGAAATTCTTCAGGGATTAA
- a CDS encoding phosphoribosylanthranilate isomerase — MSWPEQAIKICGVRSVEAAVTAALAGADMIGMIFAPSKRQIQPSLALEIVQAVRATAMPCQLVGVFANASAAEINQLAQQVGLDLVQLSGDEDPTIVNEIQFPMLKAVRLTNQNNEQAWYDIAQSHQHVRLVVDAHVPGSYGGAGVLADWSAAAQLAQTTPLLLAGGLEPNNVAQAIQVVAPWGVDVSSGIETAGIKDLTKITQFVKTAQQALDALRVARRNS; from the coding sequence GTGAGTTGGCCTGAACAGGCCATTAAAATCTGTGGTGTGCGTAGTGTCGAAGCCGCTGTAACAGCGGCTTTGGCAGGTGCAGACATGATTGGCATGATCTTCGCTCCCAGTAAACGCCAAATCCAGCCAAGCTTGGCGCTCGAGATTGTTCAGGCGGTGCGGGCAACTGCCATGCCATGTCAATTGGTTGGGGTGTTTGCCAATGCCAGCGCCGCCGAGATTAATCAGCTTGCGCAGCAGGTCGGCCTCGATCTGGTGCAGCTTAGCGGCGATGAAGATCCAACGATCGTCAATGAAATTCAATTTCCAATGCTTAAAGCTGTCCGTTTAACCAATCAAAATAATGAGCAAGCGTGGTATGATATAGCCCAAAGCCATCAACATGTGCGCTTGGTGGTCGATGCCCATGTGCCAGGCTCATATGGTGGGGCTGGGGTCTTGGCCGATTGGTCAGCCGCCGCCCAATTGGCCCAAACAACGCCCTTATTGCTGGCGGGTGGGCTAGAACCAAACAATGTAGCCCAAGCAATTCAAGTAGTTGCCCCATGGGGGGTCGATGTCAGCAGCGGCATCGAAACCGCTGGCATCAAAGATCTCACTAAAATAACTCAATTTGTGAAAACCGCGCAGCAAGCCTTGGATGCGCTGCGTGTTGCTAGGAGGAATTCATGA